Proteins encoded by one window of Streptomyces sp. LX-29:
- a CDS encoding SDR family NAD(P)-dependent oxidoreductase gives MNGTSNPQTHLRTWLITGATSGIGRELTLQALENGDTVSALARDTSSLDELAQTHGERLLLIQADVRDERAVRDAVEGTLARFGRIDVVANNAGYGLFGAVEEASDTQVRAVFDTNVFGVLNVLRATLPVLRAQRSGHILQGSSVYGQSAHPGVGLLAATKHAVEGLSDALAAEVAPLGIKVTIIQPGLTATPFLANLDVADGLGDYDQTVREVQKGIGELPASAFSAAARIAAGIRTAVDSPNPPLRLALGASSATGMRPALEARIADLDSWQRVTDAVDR, from the coding sequence ATGAACGGAACATCCAACCCCCAGACCCACCTCCGCACATGGCTGATCACCGGCGCGACGTCCGGCATCGGCCGCGAACTGACGCTCCAGGCACTGGAGAACGGCGACACCGTCTCGGCCCTCGCCCGCGACACCTCCTCCCTGGACGAACTGGCACAAACGCACGGTGAGCGTCTGCTTCTCATCCAGGCGGACGTACGTGACGAGCGAGCCGTCCGGGACGCGGTGGAAGGCACGCTCGCACGGTTCGGTCGTATCGACGTGGTGGCCAACAACGCGGGATACGGACTGTTCGGAGCCGTTGAGGAGGCATCCGACACGCAGGTCCGTGCCGTGTTCGACACCAATGTCTTCGGAGTGCTCAACGTGCTCCGCGCGACGTTGCCGGTGCTCCGCGCCCAGCGGTCCGGGCACATCCTCCAGGGCTCGTCGGTCTACGGGCAGTCCGCCCATCCCGGCGTGGGTCTGCTGGCCGCCACCAAGCACGCCGTCGAGGGGCTGTCGGACGCGCTCGCGGCCGAGGTCGCACCGCTCGGCATCAAGGTCACGATCATCCAGCCCGGCCTGACCGCGACCCCCTTCCTTGCCAACCTCGATGTCGCGGACGGCCTGGGCGACTACGACCAGACCGTCCGCGAGGTTCAGAAAGGCATCGGAGAGCTGCCGGCATCCGCGTTCTCCGCCGCGGCACGGATCGCCGCAGGCATCCGGACCGCGGTCGACAGCCCCAACCCTCCGCTGCGCCTGGCCCTTGGCGCCTCCAGCGCGACGGGCATGCGCCCCGCTTTGGAGGCACGCATCGCAGACCTGGACAGCTGGCAGCGTGTGACCGACGCCGTCGACAGGTAG
- a CDS encoding SDR family oxidoreductase — protein MTTQHPENTKPADRKVVLVTGASSGIGAAVAARLAAEGHQVVAGARRTGHLRALAESTAEAAARSGGGLQPVRLDVTDRADVAASVQAARDLHGRVDVLVANAGVMPLSRLDSLLVDEWDRMIDVNVRGLLHGIAAALPVFAAQGSGHFVTVASIGAHQVVPTGAVYCGTKYAAWAITEGLRQECDPSIRVTTISPGVVDSELADTITDPGAAEAMRAYRAHAIGPDTIAGAVSYALAQPADVDVNEIVVRPVRQR, from the coding sequence ATGACCACACAACACCCGGAGAACACCAAGCCGGCCGACCGCAAGGTCGTCCTCGTCACCGGCGCCAGCAGCGGCATCGGCGCGGCCGTCGCCGCACGACTCGCGGCAGAGGGACACCAGGTGGTGGCCGGTGCACGCCGCACCGGCCACCTGCGGGCACTGGCGGAGAGCACGGCCGAGGCGGCCGCCCGCTCCGGCGGCGGCCTGCAGCCGGTACGGCTGGACGTGACGGACCGCGCGGACGTCGCGGCCTCCGTCCAGGCTGCCCGCGACCTCCACGGCCGCGTCGACGTCCTTGTCGCAAACGCCGGCGTCATGCCCCTGTCGCGGCTGGACTCCCTGCTCGTCGATGAGTGGGACCGGATGATCGACGTGAACGTCCGCGGCCTGCTGCACGGGATCGCCGCGGCCCTGCCCGTGTTCGCCGCGCAGGGCTCGGGGCACTTCGTCACGGTCGCGAGCATCGGGGCTCACCAGGTCGTGCCCACCGGAGCCGTCTACTGCGGCACGAAGTACGCGGCCTGGGCGATCACCGAGGGCCTGCGCCAGGAGTGCGACCCCTCGATCCGGGTCACGACCATCTCGCCTGGCGTGGTCGACTCCGAACTCGCCGACACCATCACCGATCCTGGCGCCGCCGAGGCCATGCGCGCCTACCGGGCCCACGCCATCGGGCCCGACACCATCGCCGGCGCCGTCTCGTACGCCCTCGCGCAGCCGGCCGACGTCGATGTCAACGAGATCGTCGTGCGACCCGTCCGCCAACGCTGA
- a CDS encoding helix-turn-helix transcriptional regulator: MARSELGAYLTARRAHVTPAQVNLPSTGHRRVPGLRREEVALLAGVSADYYVRLEQGRERTPSAQVLDALAAALRLDEDGRLHLFRLAGLGPHARTSAPAVADRVEPSLLALMEAWPHNPAIVYNRVYDVLASNTIADALFHGWAHSRNLMHAVFTDPAARTFYRDWYDVARNTVAGFRLGYGAAPDDRRLRQLLTELLYHSPEFADMWARHDVRGKALERKRFEHREVGPLTLTMQTFDVRSAPGQELVVYHAEPNSPSSDALTLLGSLAATSRREL, from the coding sequence ATGGCACGCTCAGAGCTCGGCGCCTACCTCACCGCCCGGCGCGCCCACGTCACCCCGGCCCAGGTGAACCTCCCCTCTACGGGGCACCGCCGGGTACCGGGGCTTCGGCGCGAGGAGGTGGCCCTCCTCGCCGGAGTCAGCGCCGACTACTACGTACGCCTGGAGCAGGGGCGGGAGCGCACCCCCTCCGCGCAGGTGCTCGACGCCCTGGCCGCCGCGCTGCGGCTGGACGAGGACGGCCGGCTGCACCTGTTCCGGCTCGCCGGCCTCGGCCCCCACGCACGCACCAGTGCCCCCGCCGTCGCAGACCGGGTCGAGCCGAGCCTGCTGGCGCTCATGGAAGCCTGGCCGCACAACCCGGCCATCGTCTACAACCGCGTGTACGACGTTCTCGCCTCCAACACGATCGCCGACGCGCTCTTCCACGGCTGGGCGCACTCGCGCAACCTCATGCACGCCGTGTTCACCGACCCCGCGGCCCGCACCTTCTACCGCGACTGGTACGACGTCGCGCGCAACACCGTGGCAGGCTTTCGGCTCGGCTACGGCGCGGCGCCTGACGACCGGCGGCTGCGGCAGCTGCTCACCGAACTGCTGTACCACAGCCCGGAGTTCGCCGACATGTGGGCCCGCCACGACGTGCGGGGCAAGGCACTGGAACGCAAGCGCTTCGAGCACCGCGAGGTCGGGCCGCTGACGCTGACCATGCAGACCTTCGACGTCCGCTCGGCCCCGGGCCAGGAACTCGTCGTCTACCACGCGGAGCCGAACTCACCCAGCAGCGACGCACTCACACTCCTCGGCTCGCTGGCCGCGACCTCGCGCCGGGAGCTCTGA
- a CDS encoding CGNR zinc finger domain-containing protein: MITAAAGSPKPSPRTVTPTVETVLAFVNTRADGSGRRELFGDGDSFAAWLAERDEFGGETVVTDADAAVARELRDALVTVLLAHSGDEESLGEPLLRAERHLRRVGSLYPLATVVTAGGVELASPQAGVPRVFGTVLAAVTTFAQSSDWGRIKACRNPPCHFGFFDRTRNGGGLYCSTGCGSQVSMRKHRQRQRHGSGAPPEA; this comes from the coding sequence ATGATCACTGCGGCAGCCGGATCCCCCAAACCCAGCCCACGCACCGTCACGCCGACGGTGGAGACCGTTCTCGCGTTCGTGAACACGCGCGCGGACGGATCGGGTCGCCGAGAGTTGTTCGGGGACGGGGACTCGTTCGCGGCGTGGCTGGCGGAGCGCGACGAGTTCGGTGGCGAAACCGTGGTGACCGACGCTGACGCCGCGGTCGCGCGCGAGCTGCGTGATGCCCTGGTGACTGTGCTGCTCGCGCACTCGGGCGATGAGGAAAGTCTGGGTGAGCCGCTGCTGCGTGCCGAGCGGCACCTGCGACGTGTGGGTTCGCTCTACCCGCTGGCGACGGTGGTCACGGCCGGCGGTGTAGAGCTGGCCTCGCCGCAGGCGGGGGTTCCGCGCGTGTTCGGAACCGTACTGGCTGCGGTGACGACGTTTGCGCAGAGCAGCGACTGGGGGCGCATCAAGGCGTGCCGGAACCCCCCATGCCATTTCGGTTTCTTCGACCGCACCCGCAATGGGGGAGGGCTGTACTGCAGTACTGGCTGCGGCTCTCAGGTGTCCATGCGCAAACACCGCCAGCGGCAGCGCCATGGCAGTGGTGCGCCGCCCGAGGCGTGA
- a CDS encoding 4-oxalocrotonate tautomerase family protein yields MPYVNVKITREGATPGQKAEIIAGVTDLLVKVLDKNPATTFVVIDEVELEDWGIGGLPAEEFRRRQLGS; encoded by the coding sequence ATGCCCTATGTCAATGTGAAGATCACCCGAGAGGGTGCCACGCCCGGGCAGAAGGCCGAGATCATCGCGGGCGTGACCGATCTGCTGGTGAAGGTGCTCGACAAGAACCCGGCCACGACCTTCGTGGTCATCGACGAGGTCGAGCTGGAGGACTGGGGGATCGGCGGACTGCCGGCCGAGGAATTCCGCAGGCGCCAGCTGGGGAGTTGA
- a CDS encoding GNAT family N-acetyltransferase, with protein sequence MNTKPFTSGLSENAVMITRVADRQWHALDDDLVVGRGLAEHRPDGRLFVSIDAWHDATFDRLAEAMLAELPAPLYTVVDEADVELTAGWRRAGFTIRRREWEYVVPTDPRVTGLEAVLPPSGVTIVPAGQADESLLRAVDRAIRDEVEATVGWRSMPAEVIPRPQGDTIVDPSKYAVAAAPDRYLGLIRVVTVNRPRIGLVAVRAGEQRRGIARALLAHALGTLHHSGFAAAWTEVHQSNQAASALIEGIGARPMSSNLELVR encoded by the coding sequence ATGAACACGAAGCCTTTCACATCTGGCCTGAGCGAGAACGCGGTGATGATCACGCGCGTCGCGGACAGGCAATGGCACGCACTGGATGACGACCTGGTGGTCGGCCGCGGGCTTGCGGAGCACCGGCCCGACGGACGCTTGTTCGTCAGCATCGACGCCTGGCACGACGCCACCTTCGACCGGCTCGCCGAGGCCATGCTGGCGGAACTGCCAGCGCCGCTCTACACGGTGGTCGATGAAGCCGACGTCGAGCTGACGGCCGGCTGGCGGCGGGCCGGTTTCACGATCCGGCGCCGCGAGTGGGAGTACGTCGTGCCGACCGACCCGCGGGTCACAGGGCTCGAAGCAGTCCTGCCGCCTTCGGGCGTGACGATCGTGCCCGCCGGCCAGGCGGACGAGAGTCTGCTGCGGGCGGTGGACCGCGCGATCCGTGACGAAGTCGAGGCCACCGTCGGGTGGCGGTCGATGCCCGCTGAGGTGATTCCCCGCCCCCAAGGCGACACCATCGTCGACCCGTCGAAGTACGCCGTGGCCGCGGCGCCGGACCGCTACCTGGGGCTGATCCGGGTGGTGACGGTGAACCGGCCGCGCATCGGACTGGTCGCGGTCCGGGCCGGCGAGCAGCGCCGCGGCATCGCGCGGGCGCTGCTGGCCCACGCGCTGGGGACGCTGCACCACTCCGGGTTCGCCGCGGCCTGGACCGAAGTCCACCAGTCCAACCAAGCAGCCTCGGCGCTGATCGAGGGCATCGGCGCCCGGCCGATGAGCAGCAACCTGGAACTGGTGCGATGA
- a CDS encoding transposase, which translates to MVAPLLPPWPEKAPGLRLVPDRLCLTGILYVLHNDVAWQRLPLELGFGSVKTCWRGWGRWLPWPCEPSSGPRSRKCRGRGPGSAIAEGADRR; encoded by the coding sequence CTGGTCGCGCCGCTGCTGCCGCCCTGGCCGGAGAAGGCTCCTGGCCTGCGGCTGGTGCCGGACCGGCTGTGCCTGACGGGCATCCTGTACGTGCTTCACAACGACGTCGCCTGGCAACGGCTGCCCCTGGAGCTGGGGTTCGGCTCGGTCAAGACCTGCTGGCGCGGATGGGGGCGGTGGCTGCCGTGGCCGTGCGAGCCGTCATCGGGGCCCCGGTCACGGAAATGCCGTGGCCGGGGCCCAGGATCAGCTATCGCGGAAGGTGCCGACCGCCGTTAG
- a CDS encoding LysR family transcriptional regulator: MTVDLRDLELLAATADSGSLTAAAERLYVSQPALSQRLTRLEDRLGMPLFDRTGRRLVPNAAGRRLLVAAHHVLDELRSATRDLHEMRDGRNRRVRFTAQCSTTFQWLPPVIRAFRDRHPDAEVRIESVPDDAPVPALLADRVDVALVTKPDPEMDRVSLTRLFDDEMVAVVPSDHPWAARPHLTAKDFTDAHLILYDAYDQTRIPSIPLPLPPQARPARITTMPVITDLVIEMVAGGQGATILPNWAAAPYTDSHGLALIQIDATPMARTWYLATRQGPRPPHLQAFVDELTTHLTRP; encoded by the coding sequence ATGACTGTGGATTTGCGCGATCTTGAGCTCCTCGCCGCCACCGCCGACTCCGGCTCCCTCACCGCAGCAGCGGAACGCCTCTACGTCAGCCAGCCCGCGCTCAGCCAGCGCCTCACCCGCCTCGAGGACCGGCTCGGCATGCCGCTTTTCGACCGCACGGGCCGCAGGCTGGTCCCGAACGCCGCAGGCCGACGCCTGCTGGTGGCGGCGCATCACGTCCTGGACGAGCTGCGCTCGGCAACGCGCGACCTCCATGAGATGCGTGACGGCCGCAACCGCCGGGTGCGTTTCACCGCACAGTGCAGCACCACCTTCCAGTGGCTACCCCCGGTCATCCGTGCCTTCCGCGACCGGCACCCGGACGCTGAGGTCCGCATCGAATCCGTACCCGACGACGCGCCGGTCCCCGCGCTCCTTGCCGACCGCGTGGACGTCGCTCTGGTCACCAAGCCGGACCCGGAGATGGACCGGGTCAGCCTGACCCGCCTCTTCGATGACGAGATGGTGGCCGTGGTCCCCTCCGACCACCCCTGGGCCGCCCGCCCCCACCTCACAGCGAAGGACTTCACGGACGCCCACCTGATCCTGTACGACGCCTACGACCAGACCCGGATCCCCTCGATCCCGCTCCCCCTGCCGCCCCAGGCGCGGCCGGCCCGCATCACCACGATGCCCGTGATCACGGACCTGGTCATCGAGATGGTCGCCGGCGGCCAGGGCGCGACCATCCTCCCCAACTGGGCAGCCGCGCCGTACACGGACTCCCACGGCCTGGCGCTGATCCAGATCGACGCCACCCCCATGGCCCGCACCTGGTACCTGGCCACCCGCCAGGGCCCCCGCCCGCCCCACCTGCAGGCGTTCGTCGATGAACTGACCACCCACCTCACGCGTCCATAA
- a CDS encoding SDR family oxidoreductase — translation MSTNITAVVTGASSGIGLGIAHAFLVRGAGVVLNGRDEDRLAKAAAQLGHGERVAQVAGSIEDAATGEALVRAAVERFGSVDVLVNNAGTFAPKPFTDVTEEELDGYLAGNLKGTYLTTQAVVRRMREQGRGGSIVNIGTVLADHAIAGFPASAPVISKGGVHTLTTSLAAELATDGIRVNLVAPGVIRTPLHGDSDVDSFGGLALLNRVDEISEIADAVVYLAGAEFITGHALRVDGGHVTGRS, via the coding sequence GTGTCGACGAACATCACCGCGGTGGTCACAGGGGCATCGAGCGGAATCGGGCTGGGGATCGCCCATGCCTTCCTGGTCCGGGGCGCCGGTGTCGTGCTCAACGGGCGGGACGAGGACCGGCTCGCGAAGGCCGCCGCACAGCTCGGTCACGGCGAGCGGGTCGCCCAGGTAGCGGGCAGCATCGAGGACGCGGCGACGGGCGAGGCACTCGTACGGGCTGCCGTGGAGCGCTTCGGGAGCGTGGACGTCCTCGTGAACAACGCCGGAACGTTCGCACCGAAGCCGTTCACCGACGTGACGGAGGAGGAGCTGGACGGGTACCTGGCGGGCAACCTCAAGGGGACCTACCTGACCACCCAGGCCGTGGTGCGCCGGATGCGGGAGCAGGGCCGCGGCGGAAGCATAGTCAACATCGGCACGGTGCTGGCCGACCACGCGATCGCCGGCTTCCCCGCGTCGGCTCCGGTCATCAGCAAGGGCGGCGTGCACACGCTCACCACCAGCCTGGCCGCCGAACTCGCGACGGACGGGATCCGCGTCAACCTGGTGGCGCCGGGCGTGATCCGGACCCCGCTGCACGGGGACTCGGACGTGGACTCCTTCGGCGGGCTGGCGCTGCTCAACCGTGTGGACGAGATCTCCGAGATCGCGGACGCGGTCGTGTACCTCGCGGGCGCCGAGTTCATCACCGGCCACGCCCTGCGCGTGGACGGCGGCCATGTGACGGGGCGTTCTTGA
- a CDS encoding LamG-like jellyroll fold domain-containing protein, translating into MARDAAQLGAPVSARDRGLTAHWRFEENAGNTAADTTGSHPARLRGARWTASPDPRGSVFRLYRNGVSVACDPLEPADLQDADFTDYGDAQLSLGARLTEGRADQPFHGVLEEVRIWRTARTREQVLDNLFTRLRGEKEDLIAYWSFDRASTDETADLVRDEGLRGNHLALRAAPARPAAVLSTAPVSSDTAQVRSALAAMRTPFHETVSGAPAVAEYADMQYTVKGEAFGVLKRAYGYLRDGRWHLVTGYKVGDLVSEWVSQVQFAPQLVGYVEGAPPVPSENLTPHTIDPDSATYDGIASVEFTQAEQVVHSLSSAKERSVDAAFDFALSNEVDVDMWMIAAPLGFGVAKSMAKAKVSVGMRGSLEFSNSWADETAVSQGENTARSMKVDLSGSWEDPLKPLNPALGRRYVPVNTGFALVQSQTADVFALRLAHSGTLVAYRIQPNPDIPKDWNVVPFPINPRYTKQGTLDGAVGYDEHGKVTDPDYTGARDHGEYSYYKPREAYAIKRRIQREQQQLRGYYESVSTETHAPDPTAERAGRVLGGAIGGDTAPGKGRDTAGSTTGEGFSRRDLVNTYVWTADGGFFAETTETTDAVSETTSGSYSLSGSVGASVGTSFDIMGVGVNAQLDASIGGGMSVTRARGKQATRSFGLNVTCSPSGNVQRYDVDRKPVFDADGKPVNAPGKVDAYRFLSFYLGEDTEHFDTFFHKVVDPAWLENATDPNAAALRQARQSDRKPPCWRVMHRVTFVSRLLPPAPAAEAPPLERAMRQLDVESNYELVRRLDPYVKGSATSLPELTAAVRTTLATHLPELSPHAAEVTGFLAQYYGVEG; encoded by the coding sequence GTGGCGCGCGACGCGGCCCAGCTGGGCGCGCCCGTCTCGGCGCGCGACCGGGGGCTGACGGCACACTGGCGGTTCGAGGAGAACGCGGGCAACACCGCGGCCGACACCACCGGTTCGCACCCCGCCCGGCTGCGCGGGGCCCGCTGGACGGCCAGCCCGGACCCGCGCGGCAGCGTCTTCCGCCTCTACCGCAACGGGGTCTCGGTGGCCTGCGACCCGCTGGAGCCTGCGGACCTCCAGGACGCGGACTTCACGGACTACGGGGATGCCCAGCTCTCCCTCGGCGCCCGGCTCACGGAAGGCCGGGCCGACCAGCCCTTCCACGGCGTCCTCGAAGAGGTACGGATCTGGCGCACCGCCCGCACCCGGGAGCAGGTCCTGGACAACCTCTTCACCCGCCTCAGGGGCGAGAAGGAGGACCTGATCGCCTACTGGTCCTTCGACCGGGCGTCCACCGACGAGACGGCGGACCTCGTACGCGACGAGGGCCTGCGCGGCAACCACCTGGCGCTGCGCGCCGCCCCCGCCCGGCCCGCCGCCGTTCTGTCCACCGCCCCCGTCTCCAGCGACACCGCCCAGGTCCGCTCGGCGCTCGCCGCGATGCGCACGCCGTTCCACGAGACGGTCTCGGGCGCACCGGCCGTCGCCGAGTACGCCGACATGCAGTACACCGTCAAGGGCGAGGCCTTCGGCGTGCTCAAGCGGGCGTACGGCTACCTGCGCGACGGCCGCTGGCACCTGGTCACCGGCTACAAGGTCGGCGACCTGGTCAGCGAATGGGTCAGCCAGGTGCAGTTCGCCCCGCAGCTCGTCGGCTATGTGGAGGGCGCCCCGCCGGTGCCCTCGGAGAACCTCACGCCCCACACGATCGACCCCGACAGCGCGACCTACGACGGCATCGCGTCGGTGGAGTTCACCCAGGCCGAGCAGGTCGTCCACTCGCTGTCGTCGGCGAAGGAGCGCAGCGTCGACGCCGCGTTCGACTTCGCCCTCTCCAACGAGGTCGACGTCGACATGTGGATGATCGCCGCGCCGCTGGGCTTCGGCGTGGCCAAGTCCATGGCGAAGGCCAAGGTGTCGGTGGGCATGCGCGGCAGCCTGGAGTTCTCCAACAGCTGGGCCGACGAGACGGCCGTCTCGCAGGGGGAGAACACCGCCCGCTCGATGAAGGTCGACCTCTCCGGGAGCTGGGAGGACCCGCTCAAGCCCCTCAACCCGGCGCTGGGCCGCCGCTACGTGCCCGTCAACACCGGCTTCGCCCTCGTCCAGTCCCAGACCGCCGACGTCTTCGCACTGCGGCTCGCCCACAGCGGCACCCTGGTCGCCTACCGCATCCAGCCCAACCCGGACATCCCCAAGGACTGGAACGTCGTTCCCTTCCCCATCAACCCCCGCTACACCAAGCAGGGCACGCTCGACGGCGCGGTCGGATACGACGAGCACGGCAAGGTCACCGACCCGGACTACACCGGTGCCCGCGACCACGGCGAGTACAGCTACTACAAGCCGCGCGAGGCGTACGCCATCAAGCGCCGCATCCAGCGGGAGCAGCAGCAGCTGCGCGGCTACTACGAGTCCGTCTCCACCGAGACCCACGCCCCCGACCCCACCGCGGAGCGGGCCGGCCGGGTGCTGGGCGGCGCCATCGGCGGCGACACCGCGCCCGGCAAGGGGCGGGACACCGCCGGCAGCACCACCGGTGAGGGCTTCTCGCGTCGCGACCTGGTCAACACCTACGTCTGGACGGCGGACGGCGGGTTCTTCGCCGAGACGACGGAGACGACCGACGCCGTCAGCGAGACGACGTCCGGCTCGTACTCCCTGTCCGGCTCGGTGGGCGCCTCCGTCGGGACCTCCTTCGACATCATGGGCGTCGGCGTCAACGCCCAGCTGGACGCGTCCATCGGCGGCGGCATGTCCGTCACCCGGGCCCGCGGCAAGCAGGCGACCCGCTCGTTCGGGCTGAACGTCACCTGCTCGCCATCCGGCAACGTCCAGCGGTACGACGTCGATCGCAAGCCCGTCTTCGACGCCGACGGCAAACCCGTCAACGCGCCGGGGAAGGTGGACGCGTACCGGTTCCTCAGCTTCTACCTGGGCGAGGACACCGAGCACTTCGACACGTTCTTCCACAAGGTCGTCGACCCGGCCTGGCTGGAGAACGCCACCGACCCGAACGCGGCCGCGCTGCGCCAGGCGCGCCAGTCGGACCGCAAGCCGCCGTGCTGGCGGGTGATGCACCGCGTCACCTTCGTCAGCCGGCTGCTGCCGCCGGCACCCGCGGCCGAGGCCCCGCCGCTAGAGCGGGCGATGCGGCAGCTGGACGTGGAGAGCAACTACGAGCTCGTCCGCCGCCTCGACCCGTACGTCAAGGGGTCGGCGACCAGCCTGCCGGAGCTGACGGCGGCCGTACGCACGACCCTGGCCACCCATCTGCCCGAGCTGAGCCCGCACGCGGCGGAGGTGACCGGCTTCCTGGCGCAGTACTACGGCGTCGAGGGCTGA
- a CDS encoding alpha/beta fold hydrolase: MHGTLCVPAGGTADTVMVLVPGATYNHTYWDFPYQPETYNFRQAMNDAGYATFVVDRLGTGASSRPPSALVTASVQAEAVHQVIQALRDGRVGGMVFRKAILGGHSLGSLISVIEAGTYNDADAVVLTGITHRIVAPKAVDLFTSSLYPAALDPAFAGKSYDPGYLTTRPGTRGADFYAPATTDPAVLATDEATKDVFSTAETPDGLGVADLLPYSRQIQHPVLLAVGDQDGFFCDSLSGNCASAAALKTQEDPYFGSAACLRTYVEPGAGHDLNLATNTVPYQRAVRDWVDAFVGAGPEPVTPPANACV; the protein is encoded by the coding sequence ATGCACGGCACCCTGTGCGTGCCCGCGGGTGGTACGGCCGACACGGTGATGGTGCTGGTGCCCGGCGCAACGTACAACCACACCTACTGGGACTTCCCGTACCAACCCGAGACGTACAACTTCCGCCAGGCCATGAATGATGCCGGCTACGCCACCTTCGTCGTGGACCGGCTCGGAACCGGCGCGAGCTCACGCCCGCCCAGCGCCCTGGTCACCGCGTCCGTCCAGGCCGAGGCCGTGCACCAGGTGATCCAGGCCCTGCGCGACGGCCGGGTCGGCGGCATGGTCTTCCGCAAGGCCATCCTCGGCGGCCATTCGCTCGGCTCGCTGATCAGCGTCATCGAAGCGGGCACCTACAACGACGCGGACGCCGTGGTGCTCACAGGCATCACCCACCGGATCGTCGCCCCGAAGGCCGTGGACCTCTTCACCTCGTCCCTCTACCCCGCAGCCCTGGACCCGGCATTCGCCGGAAAATCCTACGACCCGGGGTACCTGACCACCAGGCCCGGCACCCGGGGCGCCGACTTCTACGCCCCTGCGACCACCGACCCGGCGGTGCTCGCCACTGATGAGGCGACCAAGGACGTGTTCAGCACCGCCGAGACGCCCGACGGTCTCGGCGTGGCCGACCTCCTGCCGTACTCCCGCCAGATCCAGCACCCGGTCCTGCTCGCCGTCGGCGACCAGGACGGATTCTTCTGCGACTCCCTGAGCGGCAACTGCGCCAGCGCGGCGGCGCTCAAGACCCAGGAGGACCCGTACTTCGGGTCTGCGGCCTGCCTGCGCACGTACGTCGAGCCCGGTGCGGGCCACGACCTGAATCTGGCCACCAACACCGTCCCGTACCAGCGGGCGGTGCGGGACTGGGTCGACGCGTTCGTCGGAGCGGGACCCGAACCGGTCACGCCGCCCGCGAATGCCTGCGTCTAG
- the infA gene encoding translation initiation factor IF-1 — MTKHKNVIEVEGKVVECLRSAMFTVELENGHQVLAHISGKIRKNYIKIMLEDRVLVELPPYDLTRGRIVFRYRN; from the coding sequence ATGACGAAGCACAAGAACGTCATCGAAGTCGAGGGCAAGGTCGTCGAGTGCCTGCGCAGCGCCATGTTCACCGTGGAGCTCGAGAACGGCCACCAAGTGCTCGCGCACATCAGCGGGAAGATCCGCAAGAACTACATCAAGATCATGCTGGAAGACCGGGTGCTGGTGGAGCTCCCGCCGTACGACCTGACGCGCGGCCGGATCGTGTTCCGGTACCGGAACTAA
- a CDS encoding nuclear transport factor 2 family protein, protein MTAQHDVDKVLRQYFDGLYHGDTELLGRVFHPGAVYATATEGGGDGELLRLSMDEYFPVVRRREPPAARGEARRDRIVSVEFAGPVTALARVECSMGPRRYWDFLTLVRVEGRWQIVSKVFHFETVEDED, encoded by the coding sequence ATGACCGCACAGCACGACGTGGACAAGGTGCTCCGGCAGTACTTCGACGGTCTCTACCACGGGGACACGGAGCTGCTCGGCCGGGTCTTCCACCCCGGCGCCGTCTACGCCACCGCGACCGAGGGCGGGGGCGACGGCGAACTGCTACGGCTGAGCATGGACGAGTACTTCCCGGTGGTCCGCCGCCGTGAACCGCCGGCCGCGCGGGGTGAGGCGCGGCGCGACCGCATCGTGTCGGTCGAATTCGCCGGGCCGGTGACGGCACTGGCCCGGGTGGAGTGCTCGATGGGACCGAGGCGGTACTGGGACTTCCTGACGCTGGTGCGGGTCGAGGGGCGGTGGCAGATCGTCTCGAAGGTCTTCCACTTCGAGACGGTTGAGGATGAGGACTGA